From one Bacteroides fragilis NCTC 9343 genomic stretch:
- a CDS encoding 2-aminoethylphosphonate aminotransferase: MNIERKILLNPGPATTTDTVKLAQVVPDICPREKEFAGMMKQLRDDLVRVAHGDLSKHTAVLFCGSGTINIDICLNSLLPADKKVLVVNNGAYSTRAVEVCEYYGLPHIDLKFSVYELPDLSVIEKTLSDNPDIALVYTTHHETGTGILNPIREIGKIAHSHGAVFVVDTTSSLGMIPFDIGKDNVDFCMASAQKGLQAMTGLSFIIGDESLIRASRDYPKRSYYCNLYLQYDYFEKTGEMHFTPPVQTVYAARQALDEYFAVGEEAKFARHKRVFEAIHKGLQELGLQYAIKREWQSGLVVSVLYPDDPLWDFDKVHDYCYERGFTIYPGKISTTNTFRLCALGEIDVEDIERFFEVMREAVLKY; this comes from the coding sequence ATGAATATCGAAAGAAAGATCCTTTTGAATCCGGGTCCCGCCACCACGACGGATACGGTAAAGCTGGCGCAGGTTGTTCCCGATATCTGTCCGCGTGAGAAAGAGTTTGCGGGTATGATGAAACAGTTACGTGACGACCTGGTCCGCGTTGCGCATGGAGACCTCTCCAAACATACGGCCGTCCTGTTTTGCGGCTCGGGTACGATCAATATCGATATCTGCCTGAACTCTCTTCTTCCTGCGGATAAGAAAGTTCTGGTTGTCAATAACGGTGCCTATAGCACCCGTGCGGTGGAAGTCTGCGAATATTACGGTCTTCCCCATATCGATTTGAAGTTTTCCGTTTACGAACTTCCCGACCTGTCGGTAATCGAAAAGACGCTTTCCGACAATCCGGACATCGCTTTGGTCTATACCACGCACCATGAAACGGGTACGGGTATCTTGAACCCCATCCGTGAGATCGGAAAAATAGCCCATTCGCACGGTGCCGTTTTTGTTGTCGACACCACTTCCTCCCTGGGTATGATTCCTTTTGATATCGGGAAGGATAATGTTGACTTTTGTATGGCTTCGGCTCAGAAAGGCCTTCAGGCCATGACGGGTCTTTCCTTTATCATAGGTGATGAATCCCTGATACGTGCTTCAAGGGATTATCCGAAACGCTCCTACTATTGTAACCTCTATTTACAATACGATTACTTTGAGAAGACGGGTGAGATGCATTTTACTCCTCCTGTTCAAACCGTTTACGCTGCCCGTCAGGCTCTTGATGAATATTTTGCAGTAGGTGAAGAGGCTAAATTCGCCCGTCACAAGAGGGTCTTTGAAGCCATCCATAAAGGTTTGCAAGAGCTTGGTCTTCAGTATGCGATCAAACGTGAATGGCAGTCGGGTCTTGTTGTTTCTGTATTGTATCCTGATGATCCCCTCTGGGATTTTGATAAGGTTCATGATTACTGCTATGAACGTGGCTTTACGATCTACCCGGGTAAGATTTCCACAACGAATACATTCCGGCTTTGTGCGTTGGGAGAGATTGATGTGGAGGATATTGAGAGGTTCTTTGAGGTGATGAGGGAGGCTGTTTTAAAATACTAG
- a CDS encoding UpxZ family transcription anti-terminator antagonist, translating to MNTLTSQIEQLQSLAHELLYLGVDGAPIYTDHFRQLNKEVLEQSDALYPQRGATPEEEANICLALLMGYNATIYNQGDKEEKKQVVLNRCWDVLDQLPATLLKCQLLTYCYGEVFEEELAKEAHTIIESWSNRELLKAEKEIAESLNNLEANPYPYSELHE from the coding sequence ATGAATACACTCACTTCTCAAATTGAACAATTACAGAGTCTCGCGCACGAGTTACTCTATTTAGGTGTGGATGGTGCTCCTATTTATACCGATCATTTCCGTCAGTTGAACAAAGAAGTTTTAGAACAATCCGATGCGTTGTATCCTCAGCGTGGTGCTACTCCCGAAGAGGAAGCAAACATCTGTCTGGCATTATTGATGGGTTACAATGCAACCATCTATAATCAGGGTGACAAGGAGGAGAAAAAGCAAGTTGTTCTCAATCGTTGTTGGGACGTGCTTGACCAACTTCCTGCTACTTTATTGAAATGCCAGTTGTTGACTTATTGTTATGGTGAGGTGTTTGAAGAGGAGTTGGCGAAAGAGGCGCATACTATCATAGAAAGTTGGAGCAATCGAGAACTTTTAAAAGCTGAAAAAGAAATAGCTGAAAGTTTGAATAATTTGGAAGCTAATCCATATCCGTACAGCGAACTACACGAATGA
- a CDS encoding alkaline phosphatase family protein: protein MKILLVFIDMIRVDHLSLYNDNMEKTSLDLFFENLGGTILTNCYTPAPDTPRSIACLQSGLLPYLNGCDSRVKWPRYFMKPNIETIFDIAVGLGYKVNLCATKSDIETGLFKFKENENISIFTTIEDFTDTVHLSENTLSLIAIDDYHSAIDDYGGTSLGIKEGQKVILYSLNNFLTPDIVNKYDYSFFFSDHGHALQSEIVMQKNKLELLSDGRTKLFMFYHNINNKKIVKDSRLASILDLYASIVDLIGSGDFRQGFSFFRDSQRDILHIEDHADFRVSPEQIVSQWRVISDEIDIRTNVFETLNKKGQIIDINVVKKYLDSFSPSFSYYMKQIEILKMYEKMKQRKTHYFNGVKRANWWIRCYVRIINRLYILINRLK, encoded by the coding sequence ATGAAGATACTACTAGTTTTTATAGATATGATACGTGTTGATCATTTATCATTATATAATGATAACATGGAGAAAACATCGTTGGATTTGTTTTTTGAAAATTTAGGAGGTACAATTCTAACTAACTGTTATACACCTGCACCTGATACTCCAAGAAGTATAGCTTGTTTGCAAAGTGGCCTATTACCCTATTTGAATGGCTGCGATAGTCGTGTCAAATGGCCAAGATATTTTATGAAACCTAATATAGAAACTATTTTTGATATTGCAGTAGGGTTAGGATATAAAGTAAATTTGTGTGCGACTAAATCTGATATTGAAACAGGGTTGTTTAAGTTTAAAGAAAATGAAAATATTAGTATATTTACTACTATTGAAGATTTTACTGATACTGTTCATTTGTCAGAAAATACATTGTCCTTAATTGCCATTGATGATTATCATTCTGCCATTGATGATTATGGAGGAACCTCATTGGGAATTAAAGAAGGGCAGAAAGTGATATTATATTCTTTAAATAATTTTCTAACTCCAGATATCGTAAATAAATACGACTATTCGTTTTTCTTTTCAGACCATGGGCATGCTTTGCAGAGTGAAATTGTCATGCAAAAAAATAAACTAGAACTACTTAGTGATGGAAGAACTAAACTTTTTATGTTCTATCATAATATTAATAATAAGAAAATAGTAAAAGATTCTAGGCTTGCTTCTATTTTGGATCTTTATGCCTCTATTGTTGATTTGATTGGTAGTGGAGATTTTAGGCAAGGTTTTTCCTTTTTTAGAGACAGTCAAAGAGATATACTTCATATAGAGGACCATGCTGATTTTAGGGTGTCTCCAGAGCAAATTGTGAGTCAATGGCGAGTAATTTCAGATGAAATAGATATTAGGACTAATGTATTTGAAACTTTAAATAAAAAAGGACAAATAATCGATATAAATGTGGTAAAAAAATATTTAGATAGTTTTTCCCCCTCGTTTTCTTATTATATGAAACAGATAGAGATTCTAAAAATGTATGAGAAAATGAAACAACGGAAAACGCATTATTTTAATGGGGTAAAGCGAGCTAATTGGTGGATCCGCTGTTATGTTAGAATTATAAATAGGTTATATATACTAATAAATAGATTGAAATGA
- a CDS encoding DUF5690 family protein, whose translation MIRSFLSRSPLYVLALYASVLIFLVYTCAYAYRKPFTAAIYEGEILWGFDVKILYVLSEIIGYALSKFIGVRILPSMKAGHRIYYIIGLLTFSEVALLGFALLPVPLKVCSIFLSGLPLGMIWGVIFSYIEGRRISEILNVGLSVALIVSSGLVKTLGQFVMDNLHVSEYWMPFTTGLLVYPVMLLCSWLLNQIPAPNEQDIIQRTKRAPMDGKDRRKFLRQFFWGICMLVVFYGALTVFRELRDSFAADIWKELHIEGAMIFTQTEVPIAAFVLVLMFLIVFVRNNRLALNIIYCIAVTGGSLMVFSTLLYVYGFLSPIWWMILSGLGLYMGYIPFTYLIERLIASLRVVSTAVFIIYLADSFGYLGTTGVFMVKNFVSADISWTVMLMRTALFSGFVSVLSIFAIYCYFKQQLNSLILIPSEIHD comes from the coding sequence ATGATTCGTTCCTTTCTTTCCCGTTCTCCCCTTTACGTTTTGGCTCTCTATGCCAGCGTTTTGATTTTTCTGGTTTATACTTGTGCCTATGCCTACCGTAAGCCATTTACCGCAGCCATTTATGAAGGTGAGATTCTTTGGGGATTCGATGTCAAAATCCTGTATGTCCTTTCTGAGATTATCGGCTACGCCCTTTCCAAGTTCATCGGTGTTCGTATTCTGCCTTCGATGAAAGCGGGTCACCGCATCTATTATATAATAGGGCTGCTTACTTTTTCCGAAGTTGCTTTGTTGGGTTTTGCACTTCTTCCGGTTCCTTTGAAGGTGTGTTCTATTTTTCTGAGCGGTCTTCCCCTGGGTATGATCTGGGGTGTCATTTTTAGCTATATCGAAGGACGTCGTATCAGTGAAATATTGAATGTCGGGCTGAGCGTTGCTTTGATAGTCTCTTCCGGTTTGGTGAAAACCTTGGGACAATTCGTGATGGATAATTTGCATGTGTCGGAATATTGGATGCCTTTTACCACCGGTTTGTTGGTATACCCTGTTATGTTGCTTTGCAGCTGGCTTCTCAATCAGATTCCGGCTCCCAATGAGCAAGATATCATACAGCGTACCAAACGTGCTCCGATGGATGGTAAAGACAGGCGTAAATTTTTGAGGCAATTCTTCTGGGGAATCTGCATGCTGGTTGTTTTTTACGGTGCCCTGACCGTGTTCCGTGAGCTTCGTGACTCTTTCGCTGCCGATATTTGGAAGGAGCTCCATATTGAGGGTGCAATGATCTTTACTCAGACAGAGGTTCCCATTGCCGCTTTTGTCCTTGTACTGATGTTCCTGATTGTGTTTGTCCGTAATAACCGTTTGGCTCTTAATATCATTTATTGCATTGCCGTCACAGGCGGTTCCTTAATGGTTTTTTCCACATTGCTTTATGTGTACGGTTTTCTTTCTCCTATTTGGTGGATGATTCTTTCCGGTCTTGGTCTGTATATGGGGTATATTCCTTTCACTTACCTGATAGAACGCCTGATTGCTTCCCTTAGGGTGGTTAGTACGGCTGTTTTTATTATTTATTTGGCCGATTCTTTCGGCTATCTGGGCACTACGGGTGTGTTTATGGTCAAGAACTTCGTTTCTGCTGACATTTCCTGGACTGTCATGCTAATGCGTACTGCCCTTTTTTCAGGATTTGTTTCTGTCCTGTCGATTTTTGCGATTTACTGTTATTTCAAGCAACAATTGAATTCACTTATATTAATTCCCTCTGAAATTCATGATTAA
- a CDS encoding SH3 beta-barrel fold-containing protein translates to MKKNRKAVSKNEMMKGKWKRQIMLEKDYTEQCSEWMAERLEALIEYMQYGHAAVAYMKQDGTFKLVKGTLVGYEKDFGKQYDPMEIKNTVVYRDVEQQRWMTFKIENFMEWRAIV, encoded by the coding sequence ATGAAAAAGAACAGGAAAGCAGTATCGAAAAACGAAATGATGAAAGGAAAATGGAAAAGACAAATCATGCTCGAAAAGGACTACACAGAACAGTGCTCCGAATGGATGGCAGAACGACTGGAAGCCCTCATAGAATATATGCAATATGGACATGCAGCCGTAGCTTATATGAAACAGGACGGAACATTCAAACTGGTGAAAGGAACATTGGTGGGATACGAAAAAGATTTCGGAAAGCAGTATGATCCGATGGAAATAAAAAACACAGTGGTCTACCGGGATGTGGAGCAACAAAGGTGGATGACCTTCAAAATAGAGAATTTCATGGAATGGAGAGCGATCGTATAG
- a CDS encoding phosphocholine cytidylyltransferase family protein, producing MIKTAMIMAAGLGTRFGHYTELVPKGFVEVGGKPMIIRSIETLLSCGIERIILGTGYKKEAYEALQADFPQIETCFSPRYADTNSMYTLYNTRDVIGDDNFLLLESDLVFERKAILSLLDDEFPDVMLVSSLTKFQDQYYVEYDRNHILTSCSVDKNALEAKGELVGIHKLSNTFYRRMCADYATILESQPKLGYEYELLRMSRSVSPVRVLRVEGLKWYEIDDEADLSYAEEHIIRYC from the coding sequence ATGATTAAAACAGCAATGATCATGGCTGCCGGTCTTGGTACCCGCTTCGGGCATTATACCGAGCTTGTGCCCAAAGGTTTTGTGGAGGTTGGTGGAAAACCTATGATTATCCGCTCTATCGAAACCCTTCTTTCCTGCGGTATCGAACGTATCATCCTCGGTACGGGTTATAAAAAAGAGGCTTATGAAGCCCTTCAGGCGGATTTCCCCCAGATAGAGACCTGTTTCAGTCCCCGTTATGCCGATACTAACAGTATGTACACTCTGTACAATACGCGTGACGTGATAGGCGATGACAATTTCCTGCTGCTTGAATCGGACCTTGTTTTTGAACGCAAGGCCATCCTCTCGCTACTGGATGACGAATTCCCGGATGTGATGCTTGTCTCTTCTCTGACCAAGTTCCAGGATCAGTATTATGTGGAATATGACCGCAATCACATCCTTACTTCCTGTTCGGTAGACAAGAACGCCCTTGAGGCAAAAGGCGAGCTGGTCGGTATCCATAAACTTTCCAATACTTTCTACCGCCGGATGTGCGCCGATTATGCGACCATCCTGGAGTCCCAGCCTAAACTGGGTTACGAGTACGAACTGCTCCGCATGTCCCGTTCCGTTTCCCCTGTCCGTGTGCTCAGGGTGGAGGGTCTTAAATGGTATGAAATCGATGATGAAGCCGACCTTTCGTATGCCGAGGAGCACATCATCCGCTATTGTTAA
- a CDS encoding alpha-1,2-fucosyltransferase produces the protein MIVSSLRGGLGNQMFIYAMVKAMALRNNVPFAFNLTTDFANDEVYKRKLLLSYFALDLPENKKLTFDFSYGNYYRRLSRNLGCHILHPSYRYICEERPPHFESRLISSKITNAFLEGYWQSEKYFLDYKQEIKEDFVIQKKLEYTSYLELEEIKLLDKNAIMIGVRRYQESDVAPGGVLEDDYYKCAMDIMASKVTSPVFFCFSQDLEWVEKHLAGKYPVRLISKKEDDSGTIDDMFLMMHFRNYIISNSSFYWWGAWLSKYDDKLVIAPGNFINKDSVPESWFKLNVR, from the coding sequence ATGATTGTATCATCTTTGCGAGGAGGATTGGGGAATCAAATGTTTATTTACGCTATGGTGAAGGCCATGGCATTAAGAAACAATGTACCATTCGCTTTTAATTTGACTACTGATTTTGCAAATGATGAAGTTTATAAAAGGAAACTTTTATTATCATATTTTGCATTAGACTTGCCTGAAAATAAAAAATTAACATTTGATTTTTCATATGGGAATTATTATAGAAGGCTAAGTCGTAATTTAGGTTGTCATATACTTCATCCATCATATCGTTATATTTGCGAAGAGCGCCCTCCCCACTTTGAATCAAGGTTAATTAGTTCTAAGATTACAAATGCTTTTCTGGAAGGATATTGGCAGTCAGAAAAATATTTTCTTGATTATAAACAAGAGATAAAAGAGGACTTTGTAATACAAAAAAAATTAGAATACACATCGTATTTGGAATTGGAAGAAATAAAATTGCTAGATAAGAATGCCATAATGATTGGGGTTAGACGGTATCAGGAAAGTGATGTAGCTCCTGGTGGAGTGTTAGAAGATGATTACTATAAATGTGCTATGGATATTATGGCATCAAAAGTTACTTCTCCTGTTTTCTTTTGTTTTTCACAAGATTTAGAATGGGTTGAAAAACATCTAGCGGGAAAATATCCTGTTCGTTTGATAAGTAAAAAGGAGGATGATAGTGGTACTATAGATGATATGTTTCTAATGATGCATTTTCGTAATTATATAATATCGAATAGCTCTTTTTACTGGTGGGGAGCATGGCTTTCGAAATATGATGATAAGCTGGTGATTGCTCCAGGTAATTTTATAAATAAGGATTCTGTACCAGAATCTTGGTTTAAATTGAATGTAAGATAA
- the aepY gene encoding phosphonopyruvate decarboxylase yields the protein MVSVEKIYDTFLHHGVDFFTGVPDSLLKNICAYITDHAPRGKHIIAANEGSAVGIACGYYMASGNVPLVYMQNSGLGNTVNPLLSLADEKVYSLPLLLLVGWRGEPGTKDEPQHKKQGEVTLDLLKAMKIPFIILDTDEDEALAQIHDAVVSAKSRSIPHAIVIRKDTFGKYKLRQEALNDYPLSREEALMQVVDHLGDNDIVVSTTGKLSRELFEYRESKGQGHARDFLTVGSMGHSSSIALGIALEKPDRRVYCLDGDGAFIMHMGAVSNIGDLSPKNYRHVLFNNGAHESVGGQPTLGFRLDIASIAKGCGYAHVLTASDKEGLSCALEKLSGLSGPVLLEIKVRIDSRDDLGRPTTTPVENKEHFMAFLKDTHS from the coding sequence ATGGTAAGTGTAGAAAAGATATACGATACGTTCCTTCATCACGGTGTTGACTTCTTTACGGGTGTTCCCGATTCCCTTTTGAAGAATATTTGCGCCTATATCACGGATCATGCTCCGCGTGGTAAGCATATCATCGCCGCCAATGAAGGTTCCGCGGTGGGCATTGCCTGCGGTTATTATATGGCTTCTGGCAACGTTCCTTTGGTTTATATGCAGAACTCCGGTCTGGGAAATACGGTGAATCCCCTCTTGTCCCTTGCGGACGAGAAAGTGTACAGCCTTCCTCTTCTTTTGCTGGTCGGCTGGCGCGGTGAGCCCGGCACAAAAGACGAACCCCAGCATAAGAAGCAGGGCGAGGTTACCCTTGATCTTCTGAAAGCCATGAAAATTCCTTTTATAATTCTGGATACGGATGAAGACGAGGCCCTGGCGCAGATCCATGACGCGGTTGTCTCGGCGAAGAGCCGGTCGATTCCCCATGCGATTGTCATCCGTAAAGATACGTTTGGAAAATATAAATTGCGTCAGGAAGCCTTGAATGACTATCCTCTGTCCCGCGAGGAGGCGCTAATGCAGGTTGTCGACCACCTCGGGGACAATGACATTGTGGTTTCCACCACGGGCAAGCTCTCCCGTGAGCTTTTCGAGTACCGTGAATCGAAAGGGCAGGGGCACGCAAGGGATTTCCTAACTGTGGGTTCCATGGGTCACAGTTCTTCCATTGCCCTGGGGATTGCCCTTGAGAAGCCTGACCGCCGTGTCTACTGTCTTGACGGTGACGGTGCCTTTATCATGCACATGGGTGCTGTCAGCAATATCGGCGATCTTTCTCCCAAGAATTACAGGCACGTCCTTTTCAACAACGGTGCCCATGAATCTGTCGGCGGTCAACCCACGCTCGGTTTCCGTCTGGATATCGCCTCGATAGCGAAAGGTTGCGGTTATGCGCATGTACTGACTGCCTCCGACAAGGAAGGGCTTTCGTGTGCGCTTGAGAAGCTGTCCGGCCTGTCCGGCCCGGTTCTTCTTGAAATTAAGGTCCGGATCGATTCACGTGATGATCTGGGTCGCCCTACGACTACTCCGGTAGAGAATAAAGAGCATTTTATGGCATTTTTAAAAGATACGCATTCATGA
- the upbY gene encoding capsular polysaccharide transcription antiterminator UpbY has protein sequence MSEQQKYWFAARTRDKQEFAIRDSLEKLKTELDLNYYLPTQFVIRQLKYRRKRVEVPVIKNLIFIQATKQDACDISNKYNIQLFYMKDLLTRAMLIVPDKQMQDFIFVMDLDPNGVSFDNDHLSVGSRVQVVKGDFCGVEGELASEANKTYVVIRIAGVLSASVKVPKSYLRVI, from the coding sequence ATGTCTGAACAACAGAAGTATTGGTTTGCCGCCCGTACCCGAGATAAACAAGAGTTTGCTATTCGTGACTCTCTTGAAAAATTGAAGACTGAACTTGATCTCAATTACTATCTTCCCACTCAGTTTGTCATCCGGCAGTTGAAATATCGTCGAAAACGGGTGGAAGTCCCTGTTATTAAGAATCTTATCTTCATCCAAGCTACCAAGCAAGATGCTTGTGATATTTCTAATAAATACAATATCCAGCTTTTTTATATGAAAGACCTGCTTACCAGGGCTATGCTGATAGTTCCTGATAAACAGATGCAGGACTTCATATTTGTCATGGATTTAGATCCGAATGGCGTCAGTTTCGATAATGACCATTTATCTGTCGGTAGCAGGGTTCAGGTAGTTAAAGGTGATTTCTGTGGTGTCGAGGGCGAACTTGCCAGCGAGGCCAACAAAACTTATGTTGTTATTCGTATTGCCGGTGTATTGAGCGCCAGCGTCAAAGTTCCTAAAAGTTATTTACGTGTCATTTAA
- a CDS encoding oligosaccharide flippase family protein, producing MKDKKNVVKWNFVFYLLEFLYTILVGIILVPLYLKYIPKDLYGFWLATGNILSILTLINPGFSDVIQQKVAYCYGLHDYKKIGLYTVSGICLTFVFSLIVLIIGVVVNLLIGSIFTMQANYLYELKIAFGLMLVGTFLTINYYSFSSILYAFLSSKSIGLIVLLGNSLGTLISIYLIIHGYGLIALGIASVVRGGVFLSCSVGYVIFKFRKKKIKIVFDLNNVKEIFSFSIYNFLGKTGQTLLTNMNSFLTAKFVSPIDAANLRFTQTVPEFGKVLVLRFLYSVAPIIPNLLAAKGLESIRIKLLNIVYFLISFIFLVCIGFYLLNEQFIYLWLGENNFSGKIINFFIIILLFFSSINKVCFQFLFALGDIKKSNKILFYQSLLYLPIAVFTTKFCGIIGLLLSGILVELLALFIFFFPKMVDILNISKIDIRKKLFVELTKISFVTVITLLIGSCVKFSNPSWLLFFVEIVFIVLTFFVLLFLCSKTFRNLLSICK from the coding sequence ATGAAAGATAAAAAAAATGTAGTAAAATGGAATTTTGTATTTTATCTCTTGGAATTTTTGTATACAATTTTAGTTGGGATTATTTTGGTTCCGTTGTATTTGAAATATATTCCAAAGGATTTATATGGTTTCTGGCTAGCTACTGGTAATATATTGTCTATTTTAACTCTTATCAATCCTGGGTTTTCAGATGTGATACAACAAAAAGTTGCATATTGTTATGGATTACATGATTATAAAAAAATAGGATTATATACCGTTTCAGGTATTTGTCTTACGTTTGTTTTTTCATTAATTGTTTTGATAATCGGAGTAGTAGTTAACCTTTTAATAGGTAGTATATTTACAATGCAAGCTAATTATTTATATGAATTAAAAATAGCTTTTGGCTTAATGCTTGTTGGTACATTTTTAACTATTAATTATTATTCCTTTTCTTCTATATTATATGCTTTTCTTAGTAGTAAGTCAATCGGGCTAATTGTACTTCTAGGCAATAGTTTAGGTACTTTAATATCTATTTATCTTATTATCCATGGATATGGTCTAATAGCTTTGGGAATTGCATCAGTTGTTCGAGGAGGTGTTTTTTTGTCATGTAGTGTTGGCTATGTAATATTTAAATTTCGAAAAAAGAAAATAAAAATTGTATTTGATTTAAATAATGTTAAGGAGATCTTTTCTTTTTCTATATATAATTTTTTAGGTAAAACAGGACAAACATTGTTGACTAATATGAATTCTTTCTTGACTGCTAAGTTTGTTTCTCCTATTGACGCTGCAAATTTGAGATTTACTCAAACTGTGCCGGAATTTGGTAAAGTTTTAGTTTTAAGATTTTTATATTCTGTTGCTCCTATTATTCCTAATTTGTTAGCAGCTAAGGGGTTGGAGTCTATTAGAATAAAGCTTTTGAATATTGTGTATTTTTTGATTTCCTTTATTTTCTTAGTATGTATTGGTTTTTATCTATTGAATGAACAATTTATATATTTATGGCTTGGTGAGAACAATTTTTCAGGGAAAATAATTAATTTTTTTATCATTATTTTATTGTTTTTTTCTTCTATAAACAAGGTCTGTTTTCAGTTTCTTTTTGCATTAGGAGATATAAAGAAAAGCAATAAGATTTTATTTTACCAATCTTTGTTGTATTTACCTATTGCTGTTTTTACAACGAAATTTTGTGGAATAATTGGTTTATTGTTATCTGGAATATTAGTAGAATTATTGGCACTATTCATTTTCTTCTTTCCTAAAATGGTTGATATTCTTAATATTTCGAAAATAGATATTAGAAAGAAACTTTTTGTGGAGTTAACCAAAATATCTTTTGTTACGGTTATTACATTATTAATAGGTTCTTGTGTCAAGTTCTCTAATCCTAGTTGGCTACTTTTCTTTGTGGAAATTGTTTTTATTGTATTAACATTTTTTGTTTTGTTGTTTTTATGTTCAAAGACTTTTCGTAATTTATTGTCTATTTGTAAATAA
- the aepX gene encoding phosphoenolpyruvate mutase: MNKKIYVGMTADIMHPGLIHIIHEATKYGDVIVGLLTDKAIAEHKRLPYLTYDQRKEVVENIKGVCEVVPQEDWSYVPNLEKLKPDYIIHGDDWKTGPLREVREQVFEVMNAQGGKVIEIPYTRGINSSSLDKDIKAIGTTPDVRLKSLRRLIQAKPVVRILEAHDGLCGLIIENLEVQKGDKREVFDGMWSSSLTDSTSKGKPDIEAVDLTTRLQDLNNILECTTKPIIFDGDTGGKIEHFVFTVRTLERHGISAVIIEDKVGLKKNSLFGTDAIQTQDSIEGFCDKIRAGKNAQVTGDFMIIARIESLIAGKPMSDALERAYAYVQAGADGIMIHSKDKSGEDIREFCRTFRKEYAHVPIVVVPTTYDHVHESELHEWGANVVIYANHLLRAAYPAMMNVARTILENERAEEVRPLCMPIKEILELIPGTK, encoded by the coding sequence ATGAACAAGAAAATCTATGTCGGTATGACCGCGGATATCATGCATCCGGGGCTGATCCATATTATTCATGAAGCTACTAAATACGGTGATGTCATCGTCGGTCTGCTGACGGACAAGGCCATCGCCGAACACAAACGCCTCCCTTACCTTACCTATGATCAGCGTAAGGAGGTTGTTGAGAATATCAAGGGGGTTTGCGAGGTTGTTCCCCAGGAGGATTGGAGCTATGTTCCGAATCTGGAAAAACTCAAGCCTGACTATATCATCCACGGTGACGACTGGAAAACGGGTCCGTTGCGCGAGGTGCGCGAACAGGTTTTTGAGGTGATGAACGCCCAGGGGGGCAAGGTAATCGAGATCCCTTATACCCGGGGCATCAACTCCTCCTCGCTCGACAAGGATATCAAGGCGATCGGGACTACCCCTGACGTACGTCTTAAGTCCCTCCGCCGCCTGATCCAGGCCAAGCCTGTGGTCCGTATCCTGGAGGCTCACGACGGTCTTTGCGGTCTGATTATTGAGAATCTTGAAGTCCAGAAGGGTGATAAGCGCGAGGTCTTTGACGGCATGTGGTCCAGCAGCCTGACCGACTCCACGAGTAAGGGTAAACCGGATATTGAAGCGGTCGACCTTACCACCCGTTTACAGGACCTGAACAATATCCTTGAATGTACCACCAAGCCTATTATTTTTGATGGAGACACGGGTGGCAAGATCGAACACTTTGTCTTTACTGTGCGCACTCTGGAACGTCACGGCATTTCTGCGGTAATCATTGAAGATAAAGTCGGTCTGAAGAAGAATTCCCTTTTTGGTACTGACGCTATCCAGACTCAGGATAGTATCGAGGGTTTCTGCGATAAGATCAGAGCAGGGAAGAATGCCCAGGTCACCGGTGACTTTATGATCATTGCGCGTATCGAAAGCCTTATTGCCGGCAAACCCATGAGTGACGCCCTCGAACGTGCTTATGCCTATGTACAGGCGGGTGCGGACGGCATCATGATCCACAGCAAGGATAAGTCGGGTGAGGATATCCGTGAGTTCTGCCGGACTTTCCGCAAAGAATACGCCCATGTTCCCATTGTCGTTGTTCCGACGACTTATGACCATGTGCACGAATCCGAACTTCACGAATGGGGTGCCAACGTAGTCATTTACGCCAACCACCTTCTCCGTGCCGCTTACCCGGCCATGATGAACGTGGCCAGGACCATCCTTGAAAACGAGCGCGCCGAGGAGGTCCGTCCGCTTTGTATGCCTATCAAGGAAATTCTGGAATTGATTCCGGGCACTAAATAA